The following proteins are co-located in the Silene latifolia isolate original U9 population chromosome 1, ASM4854445v1, whole genome shotgun sequence genome:
- the LOC141590294 gene encoding uncharacterized protein LOC141590294, protein MRRAVEEESLHGICVTGTAPSISHLLFVDDNILFARATIGEADVINNLLRRYEAASGQLMNLDKTTVSFSKGVAEEQRRRVAERLGVMEVAEHKWYLGLPTVIGRSKKVITDIIRDKLSKRLQGRRGKILSKAGKEVLIKAVANSLATYVMSVFKIPANFCDELRSMVSRFWSGHEEGRRGVSWVAWQKCVDLRGMAFGYMSGQLVGTNYEGEILSLRRVHGCCDWPQSKLHLERHC, encoded by the coding sequence ATGAGACGTGCGGTTGAAGAGGAGTCACTCCATGGTATTTGTGTGACGGGTACTGCTCCTTCTATCTCTCACCTCCTATTTGTGGATGACAACATTTTATTTGCACGAGCAACGATAGGGGAAGCGgatgttattaataatttattgaGGAGATATGAAGCGGCCTCGGGACAATTGATGAATCTCGACAAGACAACGGTCTCATTCAGTAAAGGGGTTGCGGAAGAGCAGCGACGAAGAGTTGCTGAAAGATTGGGTGTGATGGAAGTCGCGGAACATAAATGGTATCTTGGGTTACCCACGGTCATAGGGCGGTCTAAGAAGGTAATCACTGATATTATTCGAGATAAGTTAAGCAAAAGGCTCCAAGGAAGGCGAGGGAAAATTTTATCTAAGGCAGGTAAGGAGGTTCTTATAAAGGCTGTGGCAAATTCACTCgctacctatgtgatgagtgtgtTTAAAATCCCTGCTAACTTTTGTGATGAGCTTCGATCGATGGTATCCCGTTTCTGGTCGGGACATGAGGAAGGACGTCGAGGTGTATCGTGGGTCGCTTGGCAAAAATGTGTCGATCTAAGGGGCATGGCGTTTGGTTATATGTCCGGGCAGCTTGTGGGAACGAATTATGAGGGTGAAATATTATCCTTAAGGCGAGTTCATGGATGCTGTGATTGGCCACAATCCAAGTTACACTTGGAGAGGCATTGTTGA